One genomic region from Candidatus Eisenbacteria bacterium encodes:
- a CDS encoding N-acyl homoserine lactonase family protein, which translates to MRLFAFTCGWLTGPAGLFLDGVRGKLRVPVPAFLVDHPRGQVLFDTGMHPEVQRDPHARLGTLADLFTPEYVAGEEVAARVAARGVDPARVTHVVLSHLHFDHAGGLATLPNARLVVQRREWEAGADDDRAAQLSFARRDFDHGHDLQLLDGEHDLFGDGRVVCLPTHGHTPGHQSLRVRLDGGDVVLTSDACYLRRTLETEHLPMVVHDRDAMLASLRRLHALRDAGARLVYGHDPDEWAAVPEEITG; encoded by the coding sequence ATGCGCCTCTTCGCGTTCACGTGCGGGTGGCTCACCGGCCCGGCCGGTCTCTTCCTCGACGGCGTGCGCGGGAAGCTCCGCGTGCCGGTGCCCGCGTTCCTCGTCGACCACCCGCGGGGCCAGGTTCTGTTCGACACCGGGATGCATCCCGAGGTGCAGCGCGATCCGCACGCGCGCCTGGGAACCCTCGCCGACCTGTTCACGCCCGAGTACGTGGCGGGCGAGGAGGTCGCCGCCCGAGTCGCCGCACGCGGCGTCGATCCGGCGCGCGTGACGCACGTCGTCCTGTCCCACCTCCACTTCGATCATGCGGGCGGCCTCGCCACGTTGCCGAACGCCCGCCTCGTGGTGCAGCGGCGCGAGTGGGAGGCGGGCGCCGACGACGATCGCGCGGCGCAGCTGAGCTTCGCGCGCCGGGACTTCGACCACGGACACGACCTGCAGCTGCTCGACGGCGAGCACGATCTCTTCGGCGACGGGCGGGTCGTGTGCCTGCCGACGCACGGGCACACGCCCGGCCACCAGTCGCTGCGCGTGCGTCTGGACGGCGGTGACGTCGTGCTGACGTCCGACGCCTGCTACCTGCGACGCACGCTCGAGACCGAGCATCTCCCGATGGTCGTCCACGATCGGGACGCGATGCTGGCCTCGCTCCGCCGCCTGCACGCCCTGCGCGACGCGGGCGCGCGGCTGGTCTACGGACACGACCCCGACGAGTGGGCTGCCGTGCCGGAGGAGATCACCGGGTGA
- a CDS encoding carboxymuconolactone decarboxylase family protein, translating into MARIPYVDPATAPPKVKELLERVPVQLNIFKMMAHAETNFRPLLSLGTSILTQQQLPAKLRELAILRVARLSRAEYEWVQHVPIAKMCAVSDEQIAALERDDAGATCFDPVDRIVLRATDEIVRDGGPSDATFAELASHLSHREIVELVLAVGFYMTMARLMISTRIDLEPAAGHRVLGSIR; encoded by the coding sequence ATGGCACGCATTCCCTACGTCGACCCCGCGACCGCCCCGCCCAAGGTGAAGGAGCTGCTCGAACGGGTCCCCGTGCAGCTCAACATCTTCAAGATGATGGCGCACGCGGAGACGAACTTCCGCCCGCTGCTGAGCCTCGGCACGAGCATCCTCACCCAGCAGCAGCTCCCGGCCAAGCTCCGCGAGCTGGCGATCCTGCGCGTGGCTCGTCTCTCGCGCGCCGAGTACGAATGGGTGCAGCACGTGCCGATCGCGAAGATGTGCGCGGTCTCCGACGAGCAGATCGCCGCCCTCGAGCGTGACGACGCCGGCGCGACGTGCTTCGACCCCGTCGATCGGATCGTCCTGCGCGCGACCGACGAGATCGTGCGCGACGGCGGGCCGTCCGATGCGACGTTCGCCGAGCTCGCGAGCCACCTCTCGCATCGCGAGATCGTCGAGCTCGTCCTCGCGGTCGGGTTCTACATGACGATGGCCCGTCTCATGATCTCGACGCGCATCGACCTCGAGCCGGCGGCCGGCCACCGCGTCCTCGGCTCGATCCGCTGA
- a CDS encoding patatin-like phospholipase family protein, producing the protein MLGLVLTAGGARGAYQAGVLKRIGEIPPLRDGPLPFRIVAGASAGAINGSMLAAFSGNFREATLLLGSLWARLTVDNVFRPDLLSFAMNGARLVLDMALGGLVGAGRVQSLLDTAPLRPFLDATLPLEGIGDAIRRGHLYALAVTATSYHSGRSFTFIQGRQGHPLWLKTRRVTLPVELTLDHICASAAIPIVFPPVRVRCEGRDLWFGDGGLRLVNPFSPAIRLGSTRVLAVGVRSQGAAAALSRAEQLSGVDDEPAPLRPPLAQICGVFMNAIFLDHLDADLDHLKRMNELLEAYDDGLTPPIGSGMQEPMRRVQPFVVSPSQDLAIVAKSLSHRMPRVVRYVLEGLGTPDAESADLMSYLLFDAAYTRALIDIGYQDASARIDEIEAFVRADEGVADASPLRATM; encoded by the coding sequence ATGCTCGGCCTCGTCCTGACTGCCGGGGGCGCCCGCGGGGCCTACCAGGCGGGCGTGCTGAAGCGCATCGGGGAGATCCCCCCGCTGCGCGACGGTCCGCTGCCCTTCCGCATCGTCGCCGGCGCGTCCGCGGGGGCCATCAACGGGAGCATGCTGGCAGCGTTCTCGGGCAACTTCCGCGAGGCGACGCTGCTGCTCGGGAGCCTGTGGGCTCGGCTCACCGTCGACAACGTCTTCCGGCCCGACCTGCTCTCGTTCGCCATGAACGGCGCGCGACTCGTCCTCGACATGGCGCTCGGCGGCCTCGTCGGCGCCGGGCGCGTGCAGTCCCTACTCGACACCGCGCCGCTGCGCCCCTTCCTCGACGCCACGCTGCCGCTCGAGGGCATCGGCGATGCCATTCGTCGCGGTCACCTGTACGCGCTCGCCGTCACGGCGACGAGCTACCACTCGGGCCGCTCGTTCACGTTCATCCAGGGACGCCAGGGCCATCCGCTGTGGCTGAAGACCCGCCGCGTGACGCTGCCGGTCGAGCTGACGCTCGATCACATCTGCGCGTCGGCCGCGATCCCGATCGTGTTCCCGCCGGTGCGCGTGCGGTGCGAGGGGCGCGACCTGTGGTTCGGCGACGGCGGCCTGCGGCTCGTGAATCCATTCAGCCCGGCGATCCGCCTCGGCTCGACCCGCGTGCTCGCCGTCGGCGTGCGCTCGCAGGGCGCGGCCGCGGCCCTTTCGCGCGCCGAGCAGCTCTCGGGCGTCGACGACGAGCCGGCGCCGCTGCGGCCGCCGCTGGCGCAGATCTGCGGCGTGTTCATGAACGCGATCTTCCTCGACCATCTGGACGCCGACCTGGACCACTTGAAGCGCATGAACGAGCTGCTGGAGGCGTACGACGACGGCCTGACGCCACCGATCGGTTCCGGCATGCAGGAGCCCATGCGACGCGTCCAGCCGTTCGTCGTGAGCCCGTCGCAGGATCTCGCCATCGTGGCGAAGAGCCTCAGCCACCGCATGCCGCGCGTCGTCCGCTACGTCCTGGAAGGGCTCGGGACGCCGGACGCGGAGAGCGCGGATCTGATGAGCTATCTCCTGTTCGATGCGGCCTACACGCGGGCCCTCATCGACATCGGCTACCAGGACGCCTCGGCGCGCATCGACGAGATCGAGGCCTTCGTGCGGGCGGACGAGGGCGTGGCCGACGCGAGCCCGCTGCGCGCCACCATGTAG
- a CDS encoding glycoside hydrolase family 16 protein gives MRVARARSRLLVAFWFTVALAPAEASETLRAQAAHGIQWAGLTWIVREGGGSPGPNHWNAGNVAVDGNGFLHLRIARDGRRWTCAEVESTERLGFGTYTWVVDGLVAALDRKVVLGLFVYPTPDVGPDRTNEVDIEYARWGNAASRPGNFTVWPARSGLGPSLRTFRFSPSGRITTSSFVRAPDRVTFLATDERNTTLGSWVFAPARPTRRVGQAPMPVHMNLWLFHGDPPADRQPVEIVIRSFSFTPAESPDPMRLR, from the coding sequence ATGCGCGTCGCACGTGCGAGGTCACGTCTGCTCGTGGCGTTCTGGTTCACCGTGGCGCTCGCGCCGGCGGAAGCGAGCGAGACCCTGCGCGCGCAGGCGGCCCATGGCATCCAATGGGCGGGCCTCACGTGGATCGTGCGCGAGGGTGGCGGCTCGCCGGGTCCCAACCACTGGAACGCGGGCAACGTCGCCGTCGACGGGAACGGCTTCCTGCACCTGCGCATCGCACGCGACGGCCGCCGCTGGACGTGCGCCGAGGTCGAGTCGACGGAGCGTCTCGGGTTCGGAACGTACACGTGGGTGGTCGACGGGCTCGTCGCCGCGCTCGATCGCAAGGTCGTGCTCGGCCTGTTCGTCTATCCGACGCCGGACGTCGGCCCCGATCGTACGAACGAGGTCGACATCGAGTACGCGCGCTGGGGCAACGCGGCGAGCCGCCCGGGAAACTTCACCGTGTGGCCGGCACGAAGCGGGCTCGGGCCGAGCTTGCGCACCTTCCGCTTCTCACCCTCCGGCCGGATCACGACCTCGTCGTTCGTGCGCGCGCCGGATCGGGTGACGTTCCTCGCCACGGACGAGCGGAACACGACCCTCGGGAGCTGGGTGTTCGCCCCGGCCCGGCCGACCCGGCGGGTCGGGCAGGCCCCCATGCCCGTGCACATGAACCTGTGGCTCTTCCACGGCGACCCGCCGGCCGACCGCCAGCCGGTGGAGATCGTGATCCGGTCGTTCTCGTTCACGCCGGCCGAATCGCCCGATCCCATGCGATTGCGCTAG
- a CDS encoding NAD(P)-binding protein produces MQREVTTDVAIVGADLAGLVAGAILTRHGKRVVILEHADTVGGRSGAVQTPEGYWIDFGHRDAHGVGDCQFPWHHGAEAAREAGVEIGSRPITRVLRVHRLPDGPVLDGGDWSAGGFLGVAREFFECPEDGLTELRDIFARLASATPAEVRAALPVPLGSWVDANVRHPGVRQALLLMAAVIFHPRPAEASAGRLMLFFQNPKGLPHIADDAEAGGMQGLMEPWARAIRERGGEIALAWKPIEIVVDDGRVRGAVAVDRANLVREVHAPAVISTYPVWENFELIDVRRFPADFVAAAEELKRFRADLVGWHAGLRRLPTVRATGKPDDHPGWNRLLTGRKGERRYAGGYHIPSLTSRRAAPAGKHLLSWVMARFFDGGSTAGPSWTAARAHLDMAIDYLRRYYADLDDCIEWSAYHHVEAPQSMSWSWAPVERHALTVAGIDGLLLAAATLEAPAGIVDISAYAGRAAAHAVLGR; encoded by the coding sequence ATGCAGCGCGAAGTCACGACCGACGTCGCGATCGTCGGCGCGGACCTGGCCGGGCTCGTGGCCGGAGCCATCCTCACCCGGCACGGGAAGCGGGTCGTCATCCTCGAGCATGCCGACACGGTCGGCGGACGCTCGGGCGCCGTGCAGACCCCGGAGGGCTACTGGATCGACTTCGGACATCGGGACGCGCACGGCGTCGGCGACTGCCAGTTTCCGTGGCACCACGGTGCCGAGGCGGCGCGCGAGGCCGGCGTCGAGATCGGGAGCCGTCCGATCACCCGCGTGCTCCGCGTCCACCGCCTCCCCGACGGGCCGGTCCTCGACGGCGGCGACTGGTCGGCGGGCGGCTTCCTCGGCGTCGCGCGCGAGTTCTTCGAGTGTCCGGAAGACGGCCTCACCGAGCTGCGCGACATCTTCGCTCGTCTCGCGTCTGCGACACCGGCCGAGGTTCGCGCCGCGCTGCCGGTCCCGCTCGGATCGTGGGTCGACGCGAACGTCCGGCATCCCGGCGTACGTCAGGCACTCCTCCTGATGGCGGCGGTCATCTTCCATCCGCGACCGGCCGAGGCGTCGGCCGGGCGGCTCATGCTCTTCTTCCAGAATCCGAAGGGCCTTCCGCACATCGCCGACGACGCCGAGGCGGGCGGCATGCAGGGGCTGATGGAGCCGTGGGCGCGCGCCATCCGCGAGCGCGGCGGCGAGATCGCGCTCGCATGGAAGCCGATCGAGATCGTGGTCGACGACGGGCGCGTGCGCGGCGCGGTCGCCGTCGACCGCGCGAACCTGGTACGCGAGGTGCACGCGCCCGCCGTCATCAGCACGTATCCCGTGTGGGAGAATTTCGAGCTGATCGACGTGCGCCGGTTTCCCGCAGACTTCGTCGCCGCTGCCGAGGAGCTGAAGCGGTTTCGCGCCGACCTGGTCGGCTGGCACGCCGGCCTGCGGCGCCTTCCGACCGTCCGCGCGACCGGCAAGCCCGACGACCATCCGGGCTGGAACCGCCTCCTCACGGGGCGCAAGGGCGAGCGCCGGTACGCCGGCGGCTATCACATCCCGTCGCTCACGAGCCGCCGCGCCGCGCCGGCCGGAAAGCATCTCCTGTCGTGGGTGATGGCGCGCTTCTTCGACGGCGGCAGCACCGCGGGACCGTCCTGGACGGCCGCGCGCGCGCATCTCGACATGGCGATCGACTACCTGCGGCGCTACTACGCGGACCTCGACGACTGCATCGAGTGGAGCGCGTACCACCACGTCGAGGCGCCGCAGTCGATGAGCTGGTCGTGGGCGCCGGTCGAGCGGCATGCCCTCACCGTCGCGGGGATCGACGGGCTCCTGCTCGCCGCCGCGACGCTCGAGGCGCCGGCGGGGATCGTCGACATCAGCGCGTACGCCGGGCGGGCGGCGGCGCACGCGGTGCTCGGTCGCTGA
- a CDS encoding VCBS repeat-containing protein — MRWVVVWMVLLVTALASRAPAADCNGNGIDDAFEVSPLAYDLVPIASGLASPGGIVAADLDLDGDLDLAVAENGLDRVSVMLNDGTGTFSAPTTYATGDGPFAIVAARVGGLLAIGSDLDLFVANFADDTITWLHNDGDGTYDGTAATTLSAGDGPADLIVADLTGDDSSEMLVANRNASTLTVRIGDGAGGFGGPASSATAGGPQSMILTDVNGNGTLDLLIASRAAGQLTYRPYEVLPEVVVATVTDPVSVAAGDLDGDGDVDAAVASFTGDQVIILRNDGTFPWAAPIAIPVPRPTSVLLTDLDGDGYRDVAATSATTDVVVVARNHGDGTFEAPIPIAVGDGPIEIAAADLDGDLRRDLVVTNVTGGTVSALRLRAAPAVADCDGDGVPDACQLPGHDCNANTIPDACDIVRPRTFAAPVTTTFTSAQDRVAMGDVDGDGRVDVVRAIGGTTNQLEVSLGAADGTFTPGATFPVPDGPMGTVVTDLDGDGDADIAVNTVAGTTILRLAANGTAANTTSVVVGDGPNGLLAVDLDGDGDRDLVSANETTPSLGVARNAGGTFTADAPLPLAHQAPMLMVAGDVDHDGDADVVGLNLATMTIETHLYRNTGGVLADAGVIADPPAGAVRFGIALADLDHDGDADLVTLDVSLVGGDGQIHVYRSDPGDVFTLTRTLPAPTVLAGVPSAPLVVAFFLRDGRAFVVAHDFDGDGNPDVASVDLDQGGLRVFFGDGAGGFGPGKRLVGSLAQPAILTGDFNSDGAPDLVLATGRRALGVYVGNARIPAPDCTGDGVPDVCAATFSDCNGNGLPDTCELASVDADADGIPDCVERDAACGNCRDDDGNGALDLADASCPSTPFTTLRATASPARGRKPGRVAVAAIVAGALPDLAAAPPMVTLTLGDATVYCDRPAMRKRRSTYRLTAPDGVLRTLVVGVNARKGKSKVRALLSGGAVAPAAGGAFGVSLATDAQALHTDGTLRARGRKLVGP, encoded by the coding sequence ATGCGCTGGGTGGTGGTGTGGATGGTGCTGCTCGTGACGGCGCTCGCGTCCCGCGCGCCGGCCGCGGACTGCAACGGCAACGGCATTGACGACGCGTTCGAGGTCTCGCCGCTCGCGTACGACCTCGTGCCGATCGCGTCGGGGCTCGCGAGCCCCGGGGGGATCGTGGCCGCCGACCTCGATCTCGACGGTGACCTCGACCTCGCGGTCGCCGAGAACGGGCTCGATCGGGTGTCCGTGATGCTGAACGACGGCACCGGCACCTTCTCGGCACCCACGACCTACGCCACCGGGGACGGTCCGTTCGCGATCGTGGCCGCGCGCGTGGGCGGCCTCCTCGCGATCGGCAGCGACCTCGACCTGTTCGTCGCGAACTTCGCCGACGACACCATCACGTGGCTTCACAACGACGGCGACGGCACGTACGACGGCACCGCCGCGACGACGCTGTCCGCCGGCGACGGCCCGGCCGATCTCATCGTCGCCGACCTCACCGGCGACGACTCGTCGGAGATGCTGGTGGCGAACCGCAACGCCAGCACCCTCACGGTGCGCATCGGGGACGGCGCGGGCGGATTCGGCGGCCCGGCGAGCAGCGCCACTGCCGGCGGACCGCAGTCGATGATCCTCACCGACGTCAACGGCAACGGCACGCTCGATCTCTTGATCGCGAGCCGCGCCGCGGGTCAGCTCACCTACCGCCCCTACGAGGTACTTCCCGAGGTGGTCGTCGCCACCGTCACCGATCCGGTCTCGGTCGCGGCCGGCGACCTCGACGGCGACGGCGACGTCGACGCCGCGGTCGCGAGCTTCACCGGCGACCAGGTCATCATTCTGCGCAACGACGGCACGTTTCCATGGGCGGCGCCCATCGCGATCCCGGTGCCGCGACCGACGAGCGTCCTCCTGACCGACCTCGACGGCGACGGCTACCGCGACGTGGCGGCGACGAGCGCGACCACGGACGTCGTCGTGGTGGCGCGCAATCACGGTGACGGCACCTTCGAGGCGCCGATCCCGATCGCCGTCGGCGACGGGCCGATCGAGATCGCCGCCGCCGACCTCGACGGCGATCTGCGACGGGACCTGGTCGTGACGAACGTGACGGGGGGCACCGTGAGCGCGCTGCGGCTGCGCGCGGCACCGGCCGTGGCCGACTGCGATGGCGACGGCGTGCCCGACGCCTGCCAGCTCCCGGGCCACGACTGCAACGCCAACACCATCCCGGACGCGTGCGACATCGTGCGGCCGCGGACCTTCGCGGCGCCGGTCACGACCACGTTCACCAGCGCCCAGGATCGCGTCGCCATGGGCGACGTGGACGGCGACGGCCGCGTCGACGTCGTGCGCGCGATCGGTGGGACCACGAACCAGCTCGAGGTGAGTCTCGGCGCCGCCGACGGGACGTTCACCCCCGGGGCGACCTTCCCCGTCCCCGACGGGCCCATGGGAACGGTCGTGACCGATCTCGACGGCGACGGCGACGCCGACATCGCCGTCAACACGGTCGCCGGAACGACCATCCTGCGGCTCGCGGCGAACGGCACCGCGGCCAATACGACGTCGGTGGTCGTGGGCGATGGGCCAAACGGGCTTCTCGCCGTCGACCTCGATGGTGACGGCGACCGGGATCTCGTGTCGGCCAACGAGACCACGCCGTCGCTCGGGGTGGCGCGCAACGCGGGCGGCACGTTCACCGCCGACGCGCCGCTGCCGCTCGCCCACCAGGCGCCGATGCTCATGGTGGCGGGCGACGTCGATCACGACGGCGATGCGGACGTGGTGGGTCTCAACCTCGCCACCATGACGATCGAGACCCATCTCTACCGCAACACGGGCGGCGTGCTGGCCGATGCAGGTGTGATCGCCGATCCTCCGGCCGGAGCGGTCCGCTTCGGGATCGCCCTCGCCGATCTCGATCACGACGGCGACGCGGACCTCGTCACCCTCGACGTCTCTCTCGTCGGCGGCGACGGGCAAATCCACGTCTATCGCAGCGATCCCGGCGACGTGTTCACGCTCACCCGGACGCTGCCCGCCCCGACCGTGCTCGCCGGGGTCCCGTCCGCGCCCCTGGTGGTGGCGTTCTTCCTCCGCGACGGCCGCGCGTTCGTCGTGGCGCACGATTTCGACGGCGACGGCAATCCCGACGTGGCGTCGGTCGACCTCGACCAGGGCGGCCTCCGGGTCTTCTTCGGCGACGGCGCCGGCGGCTTCGGCCCGGGCAAGCGCCTCGTCGGCAGCCTCGCGCAGCCGGCGATCCTCACCGGCGACTTCAATTCGGACGGGGCCCCGGATCTCGTGCTCGCGACCGGCCGGCGCGCCCTCGGCGTCTACGTCGGGAACGCGCGCATCCCGGCGCCGGATTGCACCGGTGACGGCGTCCCCGACGTCTGCGCCGCCACCTTCAGCGACTGCAACGGGAACGGTCTCCCCGACACGTGCGAGCTCGCGTCGGTCGACGCCGACGCCGACGGCATCCCCGACTGCGTCGAGCGCGACGCCGCCTGCGGGAACTGTCGCGACGACGACGGCAACGGCGCGCTCGATCTTGCCGACGCCTCGTGCCCGAGCACGCCGTTCACGACCCTGCGGGCGACCGCCAGCCCCGCCCGGGGCCGCAAGCCCGGGCGCGTGGCCGTCGCCGCCATCGTCGCGGGAGCCCTGCCCGACCTCGCGGCGGCGCCGCCGATGGTGACGCTCACGCTCGGGGACGCGACGGTCTACTGCGACCGGCCGGCGATGCGGAAGCGGCGCAGCACCTATCGCCTCACGGCGCCCGACGGGGTGCTGCGCACGCTCGTCGTCGGTGTGAATGCGCGCAAGGGGAAGTCGAAGGTGCGCGCCCTGCTGTCGGGCGGCGCCGTCGCGCCGGCGGCCGGAGGCGCGTTCGGAGTCTCGCTCGCGACCGACGCGCAGGCCCTCCACACCGATGGGACGCTGCGGGCTCGCGGCCGGAAGCTCGTCGGACCCTGA
- a CDS encoding MBL fold metallo-hydrolase: protein MKLGRTTVLVGENQGKYPQGNSLLVEGGEETLVVDPSLAVADGRFGLPRVDRVVNSHCHEDHVAGNGRFPDVPWHLHEEDLPGIRSLDGIRQIYGFEGDIDAAWAKVVVEQFHFTPRPDPTPLRDGTVFDLGGGVRVRAIHAPGHTRGHSFFHVEPDDVLYLGDVDLSSFGPYYGDAWSSLEDFERTLAMARGLEARWYATFHHKGVVEGRAAFLEMLERYAAVIGDRERRLLDFLAAPRTLAEIAAHRFVYRPDDDVSFAEPVERRSMAQHVTRLAGAGRVREVEPGRFARR, encoded by the coding sequence GTGAAGCTCGGGCGCACGACCGTCCTCGTCGGCGAGAACCAGGGCAAGTATCCGCAGGGGAACTCGCTCCTCGTCGAGGGCGGCGAGGAGACGCTGGTCGTCGACCCGTCGCTCGCCGTGGCCGACGGCCGATTCGGCCTGCCGCGCGTCGATCGCGTCGTCAACAGCCACTGCCACGAGGACCACGTGGCGGGGAACGGCCGCTTCCCGGACGTCCCGTGGCACCTCCACGAAGAGGACCTTCCCGGCATCCGCTCGCTCGACGGCATCAGGCAGATCTACGGCTTCGAGGGCGACATCGATGCCGCCTGGGCGAAGGTCGTCGTCGAGCAGTTCCACTTCACGCCGCGGCCCGATCCGACGCCGTTGCGCGACGGGACCGTGTTCGATCTCGGCGGCGGCGTGCGCGTCCGCGCCATCCACGCGCCCGGCCACACGCGCGGCCACTCGTTCTTCCACGTCGAGCCCGACGACGTGCTCTACCTCGGCGACGTCGACCTCTCGAGCTTCGGGCCCTACTACGGCGACGCCTGGTCGTCGCTCGAGGACTTCGAGCGCACGCTCGCGATGGCCCGCGGGCTCGAGGCGCGCTGGTACGCGACCTTCCATCACAAGGGCGTCGTCGAGGGCCGCGCCGCGTTCCTCGAGATGCTGGAGCGTTATGCCGCCGTCATCGGCGATCGCGAGCGCCGCCTGCTCGACTTTCTCGCCGCGCCGCGCACCCTCGCCGAGATCGCGGCGCACCGCTTCGTCTATCGCCCGGACGACGACGTCAGCTTCGCCGAGCCGGTCGAGCGCCGCAGCATGGCGCAGCACGTGACGCGCCTCGCCGGCGCCGGCCGTGTGCGCGAGGTCGAGCCCGGCCGGTTCGCTCGACGCTGA